A stretch of the Opisthocomus hoazin isolate bOpiHoa1 chromosome 2, bOpiHoa1.hap1, whole genome shotgun sequence genome encodes the following:
- the PLAGL1 gene encoding zinc finger protein PLAGL1 isoform X1, translating to MSTDLLWCEDCGKSLIGECKLHGPLIRAKDRVIPSRARLTLPHYLTLRVLELRAGNQQILGVFAKKVIQKRTQFGPYVGQLSTKLTRYDESRLVLQVLKDGGKYFLDTPNEDCGNWMMFVRLARNQEEQTLVAYQHCGEVYFTTVKPIEPHTELKVWYAADYAKFMEASAVFIKEESDVCPLPPVAKEPIDPWICSSCRSTFATFALLESHQCIHKDRVLTTRFRPPNKLGPVKAKSKLKGKLRGAALGKSIAQCYGTISCSSAAKLSCASSGSNCDALVRFIPKWRNGRSSLLKGRDVKQPDSYPCRLCGKKFDSIDKLTVHTYVHKGERPYKCSQHGCAKAFISKYKLLRHSATHSPQKSHQCGYCEKTFHRKDHLKNHLQTHDPNKMAFKCEECGKKYNTKLGYKRHLALHAATSGDLTCRVCAQEFGGTEVLLEHLKSHAGKPTGNAKEKKHKCDHCERHFYTRKDVRRHMVVHTGCKDFLCQFCAQRFGRKDHLTRHTRKTHPQELLKSRLQNGDSVGLLEQLFPVRLKEDASVLSPFPERVSVQNGILNSSESGEYTCSHLHSQPSIQTALPLEPSPHLQRMGCADSLPAVHPTPCSTAVPANLNLHQPNKYDLSSTSFAAGSLKNLPIKVDVKGYNVHLPEDLLLPEPQSLHKISLEEASSGPVGDTNKYPVHKETEAAAETASLPFMDLTHVMSFWQLPPCDNQNTTGDIPMAFGPEEPSHRLNGLGQQQGLQLATGGMAINQLHHLPRSFPSTTNSVTLPHFHHAFK from the exons GGTGTGAGGATTGCGGCAAAAGCCTTATAGGAGAATGCAAACTCCACGGACCACTCATCAGGGCTAAAGATAGGGTTATTCCTAGCCGAGCCCGTCTCACCCTACCTCATTACCTCACTTTGCGAGTGTTGGAGCTGCGAGCTGGAAACCAGCAGA TCCTTGGAGTATTTGCAAAGAAAGTAATACAGAAGAGAACACAGTTTGGTCCTTATGTTGGTCAACTGTCTACAAAACTGACCCGCTATGATGAGAGCAGGCTAGTTCTGCAG GTATTGAAAGATGGAGGGAAGTACTTTCTGGACACTCCCAATGAAGACTGTGGAAACTGGATGATGTTTGTCCGGCTAGCCCGGAATCAAGAAGAACAGACCCTTGTGGCTTATCAGCACTGTGGAGAAGTCTACTTCACAACTGTTAAG CCAATTGAACCCCACACAGAACTGAAAGTATGGTATGCTGCCGATTATGCCAAATTTATGGAAGCTTCTGCAGTCTTCATTAAAGAAGAGTCTGATGTCTGTCCTTTGCCTCCAGTAGCA AAAGAGCCCATAGACCCTTGGATATGCTCCAGCTGTAGAAGCACTTTTGCAACTTTTGCTTTGCTAGAATCTCACCAGTGCATCCACAAAGACCGAGTCCTTACCACCAGGTTCAGACCGCCGAATAAACTGGGACCtgtaaaagcaaaaagcaagctCAAAGGGAAACTGAGAGGAGCGGCATTAGGCAAAAGCATTGCTCAGTGCTACGGGACCATTTCCTGTTCCTCTGCTGCAAAGCTGAGCTGTGCCAGCTCAGGAAGCAATTGTGATGCTCTTGTGAGGTTTATACCGAAATGGAGAAATGGCCGGTCTTCATTGCTGAAGGGAAGAGACGTGAAGCAGCCGGACAGTTACCCTTGCCGACTCTGCGGGAAGAAATTTGATTCCATTGACAAGCTCACAGTCCACACTTACGTGCACAAAGGGGAGCGCCCCTACAAGTGCTCACAGCACGGATGTGCAAAAGCCTTCATTTCCAAATATAAACTGCTCAG gCACTCAGCTACTCATTCTCCACAGAAATCTCACCAGTGTGGCTACTGTGAAAAGACCTTTCACAGGAAAGACCATCTAAAGAATCACCTTCAGACTCATGACCCTAACAAGATGGCCTTCAAGTGTGAAGAGTGTGGCAAGAAGTACAACACCAAGCTAGGCTATAAGAGACACTTGGCTCTCCATGCAGCCACCAGTGGGGACCTTACCTGTAGGGTATGTGCGCAGGAATTTGGAGGTACTGAAGTTTTGTTGGAACATCTCAAAAGCCATGCAGGGAAACCAACTGGCAATGCTAAGGAAAAGAAACATAAGTGTGACCACTGTGAGCGTCACTTCTATACCCGTAAAGACGTGCGGCGTCACATGGTAGTTCACACAGGCTGCAAAGACTTTCTGTGCCAGTTTTGTGCCCAGAGGTTTGGGCGGAAGGACCACTTGACTCGCCATACTAGGAAGACTCATCCACAAGAACTGCTGAAGAGCAGGTTGCAGAACGGTGACTCAGTGGGTCTTCTTGAGCAGCTTTTTCCAGTCAGACTGAAGGAAGATGCCAGCgtactttctccttttcctgaaaGGGTCTCTGTGCAGAATGGGATTTTGAATAGTTCAGAATCAGGGGAATATACCTGTTCACATCTTCATTCCCAGCCAAGCATACAGACTGCTCTTCCTCTCGAACCTTCTCCTCATTTGCAAAGGATGGGCTGTGCAGACAGCCTTCCAGCTGTCCATCCCACACCATGCTCAACAGCTGTTCCTGCCAACCTGAACCTTCATCAGCCTAATAAATATGACCTTAGTTCTACCTCATTTGCAGCAGGATCCCTCAAGAATCTACCGATAAAAGTGGATGTTAAAGGTTACAACGTGCATCTTCCTGAGGACCTGCTGTTACCAGAACCTCAATCTCTCCACAAAATCAGTCTGGAAGAAGCTTCCTCAGGGCCTGTGGGGGATACTAACAAGTACCCAGTGCACAAGGAGACAGAGGCAGCAGCTGAAACTGCGAGCTTGCCTTTCATGGATCTCACTCATGTGATGAGTTTCTGGCAGCTCCCACCATGTGACAACCAGAACACTACTGGGGACATCCCAATGGCATTTGGTCCAGAGGAGCCATCACACAGGCTGAATGGCCTCGGCCAACAGCAAGGTCTTCAGCTAGCAACTGGTGGAATGGCCATAAACCAGCTGCATCATCTTCCTCGCTCCTTTCCATCCACTACAAATTCTGTAACGTTGCCTCATTTTCACCATGCCTTCAAATAA
- the PLAGL1 gene encoding zinc finger protein PLAGL1 isoform X2 has product MQNRTEYSIRGQKQNVLGVFAKKVIQKRTQFGPYVGQLSTKLTRYDESRLVLQVLKDGGKYFLDTPNEDCGNWMMFVRLARNQEEQTLVAYQHCGEVYFTTVKPIEPHTELKVWYAADYAKFMEASAVFIKEESDVCPLPPVAKEPIDPWICSSCRSTFATFALLESHQCIHKDRVLTTRFRPPNKLGPVKAKSKLKGKLRGAALGKSIAQCYGTISCSSAAKLSCASSGSNCDALVRFIPKWRNGRSSLLKGRDVKQPDSYPCRLCGKKFDSIDKLTVHTYVHKGERPYKCSQHGCAKAFISKYKLLRHSATHSPQKSHQCGYCEKTFHRKDHLKNHLQTHDPNKMAFKCEECGKKYNTKLGYKRHLALHAATSGDLTCRVCAQEFGGTEVLLEHLKSHAGKPTGNAKEKKHKCDHCERHFYTRKDVRRHMVVHTGCKDFLCQFCAQRFGRKDHLTRHTRKTHPQELLKSRLQNGDSVGLLEQLFPVRLKEDASVLSPFPERVSVQNGILNSSESGEYTCSHLHSQPSIQTALPLEPSPHLQRMGCADSLPAVHPTPCSTAVPANLNLHQPNKYDLSSTSFAAGSLKNLPIKVDVKGYNVHLPEDLLLPEPQSLHKISLEEASSGPVGDTNKYPVHKETEAAAETASLPFMDLTHVMSFWQLPPCDNQNTTGDIPMAFGPEEPSHRLNGLGQQQGLQLATGGMAINQLHHLPRSFPSTTNSVTLPHFHHAFK; this is encoded by the exons ATGCAAAACAGGACAGAGTACTCAATAAGAGGTCAGAAACAAAATG TCCTTGGAGTATTTGCAAAGAAAGTAATACAGAAGAGAACACAGTTTGGTCCTTATGTTGGTCAACTGTCTACAAAACTGACCCGCTATGATGAGAGCAGGCTAGTTCTGCAG GTATTGAAAGATGGAGGGAAGTACTTTCTGGACACTCCCAATGAAGACTGTGGAAACTGGATGATGTTTGTCCGGCTAGCCCGGAATCAAGAAGAACAGACCCTTGTGGCTTATCAGCACTGTGGAGAAGTCTACTTCACAACTGTTAAG CCAATTGAACCCCACACAGAACTGAAAGTATGGTATGCTGCCGATTATGCCAAATTTATGGAAGCTTCTGCAGTCTTCATTAAAGAAGAGTCTGATGTCTGTCCTTTGCCTCCAGTAGCA AAAGAGCCCATAGACCCTTGGATATGCTCCAGCTGTAGAAGCACTTTTGCAACTTTTGCTTTGCTAGAATCTCACCAGTGCATCCACAAAGACCGAGTCCTTACCACCAGGTTCAGACCGCCGAATAAACTGGGACCtgtaaaagcaaaaagcaagctCAAAGGGAAACTGAGAGGAGCGGCATTAGGCAAAAGCATTGCTCAGTGCTACGGGACCATTTCCTGTTCCTCTGCTGCAAAGCTGAGCTGTGCCAGCTCAGGAAGCAATTGTGATGCTCTTGTGAGGTTTATACCGAAATGGAGAAATGGCCGGTCTTCATTGCTGAAGGGAAGAGACGTGAAGCAGCCGGACAGTTACCCTTGCCGACTCTGCGGGAAGAAATTTGATTCCATTGACAAGCTCACAGTCCACACTTACGTGCACAAAGGGGAGCGCCCCTACAAGTGCTCACAGCACGGATGTGCAAAAGCCTTCATTTCCAAATATAAACTGCTCAG gCACTCAGCTACTCATTCTCCACAGAAATCTCACCAGTGTGGCTACTGTGAAAAGACCTTTCACAGGAAAGACCATCTAAAGAATCACCTTCAGACTCATGACCCTAACAAGATGGCCTTCAAGTGTGAAGAGTGTGGCAAGAAGTACAACACCAAGCTAGGCTATAAGAGACACTTGGCTCTCCATGCAGCCACCAGTGGGGACCTTACCTGTAGGGTATGTGCGCAGGAATTTGGAGGTACTGAAGTTTTGTTGGAACATCTCAAAAGCCATGCAGGGAAACCAACTGGCAATGCTAAGGAAAAGAAACATAAGTGTGACCACTGTGAGCGTCACTTCTATACCCGTAAAGACGTGCGGCGTCACATGGTAGTTCACACAGGCTGCAAAGACTTTCTGTGCCAGTTTTGTGCCCAGAGGTTTGGGCGGAAGGACCACTTGACTCGCCATACTAGGAAGACTCATCCACAAGAACTGCTGAAGAGCAGGTTGCAGAACGGTGACTCAGTGGGTCTTCTTGAGCAGCTTTTTCCAGTCAGACTGAAGGAAGATGCCAGCgtactttctccttttcctgaaaGGGTCTCTGTGCAGAATGGGATTTTGAATAGTTCAGAATCAGGGGAATATACCTGTTCACATCTTCATTCCCAGCCAAGCATACAGACTGCTCTTCCTCTCGAACCTTCTCCTCATTTGCAAAGGATGGGCTGTGCAGACAGCCTTCCAGCTGTCCATCCCACACCATGCTCAACAGCTGTTCCTGCCAACCTGAACCTTCATCAGCCTAATAAATATGACCTTAGTTCTACCTCATTTGCAGCAGGATCCCTCAAGAATCTACCGATAAAAGTGGATGTTAAAGGTTACAACGTGCATCTTCCTGAGGACCTGCTGTTACCAGAACCTCAATCTCTCCACAAAATCAGTCTGGAAGAAGCTTCCTCAGGGCCTGTGGGGGATACTAACAAGTACCCAGTGCACAAGGAGACAGAGGCAGCAGCTGAAACTGCGAGCTTGCCTTTCATGGATCTCACTCATGTGATGAGTTTCTGGCAGCTCCCACCATGTGACAACCAGAACACTACTGGGGACATCCCAATGGCATTTGGTCCAGAGGAGCCATCACACAGGCTGAATGGCCTCGGCCAACAGCAAGGTCTTCAGCTAGCAACTGGTGGAATGGCCATAAACCAGCTGCATCATCTTCCTCGCTCCTTTCCATCCACTACAAATTCTGTAACGTTGCCTCATTTTCACCATGCCTTCAAATAA
- the PLAGL1 gene encoding zinc finger protein PLAGL1 isoform X3 has protein sequence MMFVRLARNQEEQTLVAYQHCGEVYFTTVKPIEPHTELKVWYAADYAKFMEASAVFIKEESDVCPLPPVAKEPIDPWICSSCRSTFATFALLESHQCIHKDRVLTTRFRPPNKLGPVKAKSKLKGKLRGAALGKSIAQCYGTISCSSAAKLSCASSGSNCDALVRFIPKWRNGRSSLLKGRDVKQPDSYPCRLCGKKFDSIDKLTVHTYVHKGERPYKCSQHGCAKAFISKYKLLRHSATHSPQKSHQCGYCEKTFHRKDHLKNHLQTHDPNKMAFKCEECGKKYNTKLGYKRHLALHAATSGDLTCRVCAQEFGGTEVLLEHLKSHAGKPTGNAKEKKHKCDHCERHFYTRKDVRRHMVVHTGCKDFLCQFCAQRFGRKDHLTRHTRKTHPQELLKSRLQNGDSVGLLEQLFPVRLKEDASVLSPFPERVSVQNGILNSSESGEYTCSHLHSQPSIQTALPLEPSPHLQRMGCADSLPAVHPTPCSTAVPANLNLHQPNKYDLSSTSFAAGSLKNLPIKVDVKGYNVHLPEDLLLPEPQSLHKISLEEASSGPVGDTNKYPVHKETEAAAETASLPFMDLTHVMSFWQLPPCDNQNTTGDIPMAFGPEEPSHRLNGLGQQQGLQLATGGMAINQLHHLPRSFPSTTNSVTLPHFHHAFK, from the exons ATGATGTTTGTCCGGCTAGCCCGGAATCAAGAAGAACAGACCCTTGTGGCTTATCAGCACTGTGGAGAAGTCTACTTCACAACTGTTAAG CCAATTGAACCCCACACAGAACTGAAAGTATGGTATGCTGCCGATTATGCCAAATTTATGGAAGCTTCTGCAGTCTTCATTAAAGAAGAGTCTGATGTCTGTCCTTTGCCTCCAGTAGCA AAAGAGCCCATAGACCCTTGGATATGCTCCAGCTGTAGAAGCACTTTTGCAACTTTTGCTTTGCTAGAATCTCACCAGTGCATCCACAAAGACCGAGTCCTTACCACCAGGTTCAGACCGCCGAATAAACTGGGACCtgtaaaagcaaaaagcaagctCAAAGGGAAACTGAGAGGAGCGGCATTAGGCAAAAGCATTGCTCAGTGCTACGGGACCATTTCCTGTTCCTCTGCTGCAAAGCTGAGCTGTGCCAGCTCAGGAAGCAATTGTGATGCTCTTGTGAGGTTTATACCGAAATGGAGAAATGGCCGGTCTTCATTGCTGAAGGGAAGAGACGTGAAGCAGCCGGACAGTTACCCTTGCCGACTCTGCGGGAAGAAATTTGATTCCATTGACAAGCTCACAGTCCACACTTACGTGCACAAAGGGGAGCGCCCCTACAAGTGCTCACAGCACGGATGTGCAAAAGCCTTCATTTCCAAATATAAACTGCTCAG gCACTCAGCTACTCATTCTCCACAGAAATCTCACCAGTGTGGCTACTGTGAAAAGACCTTTCACAGGAAAGACCATCTAAAGAATCACCTTCAGACTCATGACCCTAACAAGATGGCCTTCAAGTGTGAAGAGTGTGGCAAGAAGTACAACACCAAGCTAGGCTATAAGAGACACTTGGCTCTCCATGCAGCCACCAGTGGGGACCTTACCTGTAGGGTATGTGCGCAGGAATTTGGAGGTACTGAAGTTTTGTTGGAACATCTCAAAAGCCATGCAGGGAAACCAACTGGCAATGCTAAGGAAAAGAAACATAAGTGTGACCACTGTGAGCGTCACTTCTATACCCGTAAAGACGTGCGGCGTCACATGGTAGTTCACACAGGCTGCAAAGACTTTCTGTGCCAGTTTTGTGCCCAGAGGTTTGGGCGGAAGGACCACTTGACTCGCCATACTAGGAAGACTCATCCACAAGAACTGCTGAAGAGCAGGTTGCAGAACGGTGACTCAGTGGGTCTTCTTGAGCAGCTTTTTCCAGTCAGACTGAAGGAAGATGCCAGCgtactttctccttttcctgaaaGGGTCTCTGTGCAGAATGGGATTTTGAATAGTTCAGAATCAGGGGAATATACCTGTTCACATCTTCATTCCCAGCCAAGCATACAGACTGCTCTTCCTCTCGAACCTTCTCCTCATTTGCAAAGGATGGGCTGTGCAGACAGCCTTCCAGCTGTCCATCCCACACCATGCTCAACAGCTGTTCCTGCCAACCTGAACCTTCATCAGCCTAATAAATATGACCTTAGTTCTACCTCATTTGCAGCAGGATCCCTCAAGAATCTACCGATAAAAGTGGATGTTAAAGGTTACAACGTGCATCTTCCTGAGGACCTGCTGTTACCAGAACCTCAATCTCTCCACAAAATCAGTCTGGAAGAAGCTTCCTCAGGGCCTGTGGGGGATACTAACAAGTACCCAGTGCACAAGGAGACAGAGGCAGCAGCTGAAACTGCGAGCTTGCCTTTCATGGATCTCACTCATGTGATGAGTTTCTGGCAGCTCCCACCATGTGACAACCAGAACACTACTGGGGACATCCCAATGGCATTTGGTCCAGAGGAGCCATCACACAGGCTGAATGGCCTCGGCCAACAGCAAGGTCTTCAGCTAGCAACTGGTGGAATGGCCATAAACCAGCTGCATCATCTTCCTCGCTCCTTTCCATCCACTACAAATTCTGTAACGTTGCCTCATTTTCACCATGCCTTCAAATAA